The region ggtccgcggaccatctgtagtcctcgagttctgtccttgtggtccttcaaaaaagacagaaaaaaaaataaaattcaaacgaattccgtaatacactatagctgaaaatttcagactttggaaattacacatggcaatcgcctttcactttttgtcccagtactaatattttatgaaatttcttaccctacccgtctacccattTCCCGCTCTAATCTCAGCAACAAatgagggatttaaagcactatgaacgtggcgtttctcgccagcttttccctgcatatctggttcCGAGCCTGAAACCCAGCCAGGGagcacccgaattcataacagaggaccaaagtaccgaaccttttcatgtattgatgactttcttcatagttttgccgacacccagtctgcacattgaaatgggcacgtactatAGGTCGTAGGCCTACACCAATAATAAAACGTGCCAAAtcgcatctttacttgttgaaaatcgggcatgtttctgcattaattttttatttgtttttccagatgacgatataaaaaattttagactccgcctattttaaaattcgacaagtttactttttacacttacgTCCAAGtgtcgtttcaatttcgcgggttccatacactcgtttgaaagcacttcgtaacaaacaacgcaccgaggttttggttcactctcattgccacatcaagtaaatccaagttccaaataactcttgtgaTATTTACGAAAGCATTTTTCCTTTGAATAGCTTctagtaggactagatatttctttaatggcactataattaatatagttcttcacacacagcttctgaactgcACAGCTCAGACAATAGCGCGTTTCCTGCTGATTTGCAGCTGCGCTGGGCGTGAATTCGTTTCAAGCATGGGGTCATTACCTGGTTggtatttccgaggtttttctcaactgtaaggtgAAAGTCACATAATTtccggcgaatcctcggtctccaAATATCTCTCGCTGTCACCaatgccatcgacgctaaataacctagtagttgacaaagcatcgttaaataaccgacttaaAATGCTTGTTATGAACTTTGCGTCTTCCTAGCCGTGCAATAAcgtcataattatttttatgctcgaccatgcggaaatgtagtaattatacacctggtagcagtcctttaatgcatgtcattaaagtacacctactccttaaagttcaggtgttttcagccaatgacaactcagattacaggtgttcagccaataacgagtcagctttgtaccgttataaaaccgcaagtatcgattattctcggatatgcaatcgaaagagcattactagcgaaaagtcacggaggctggaaatccaatactgtcgcagaaggttatgttctgttactataataattagcgttaattgtaaataatattcaaataaattcaatttgtcatctcgtttttcaatgtcgaattcaataatcaaagttataccaagtttaacggattacacaaggtcaatgacattattgttcctcggaaaaaatcaatactttcgcgtctgcgcacatctcacaattcacgacctagaacaaggtcacttccgatcttgtagatataaataaaatgtatacatctgaatactgtaatttcaagttagaaaattatgaaactcgcttgcgctcgtttcataaacatccatactcgcttcttaattactatcattataagctcgttgcataatgtactattatgctcgaccatgccgaaatgtattaattatacacctggtagcagacctttaatgcacgtcattaaagtacacctactcattaaagttcaggtgttttcagccaatgacaacttagcttataggtgttcagccaataacgagtcagctttgtaccgttataaaaccgcaagtatcgattattctcggatatgcaatcgaaagagaattagcgaaaagtcacggaggctggaaatccaatactgtcgcagaaggttatgttctgttactataataattagcattaattgtaaataatattcaaataaatacaatatttgtcatctcgtttttcaatgtctaattttatttcaatgttatctctgtaggttcttatggcctagcaaggtcaatgtggacatctgttcctcggaaaaaatcaatactttcgcgtctgcgcacatctcacaacatacgggacattgctcctggtcagatacaataaaattaataatatcaagttagaaatatggtcgagcataaaaagtcgtatgaaactcacctataatggtaattaagaagctcgtatgaaaattatgaaactcgcttgcgctcgtttcataaatatccatactcacttcttaattaccttcattataggctcgttgcataatgtactattatcgcaCAGGGTTCTCTAATGGAAACTGATAAGCTTCTGATATCATCAACTGCATCCAGAGAATGCAATCTAAAATTTGAGAACCTTCCCTGAAAAACAATGAGACAGACTTTCATGTCGTAAACTGGAAGTGAAAGCtgattcttaattattattaaattcaatgcTTCATTTCAGACAGGCCTCGTGTCATCAGCTGGATGCGGAAGCTCGCCGCATGCAATAGAAGCATCGATGAAATGCGACTACGAAACGACTTCATGTATTATCTTGTGCTAAATGTGCAGAAAGGTGAGCTGAAGCCTCCCTTCACCGAATCTCCACCAATCGGACCCCTTCCGAATATTTGTAACGTCGTGGTAAGAAATCAACTATCAACGCAGAATCTGCCTTACTATACAAGTAGAGTTATTTGCTTACGCCAGCCGTGGCGGAAATGTGAacttgcgccgagccactgtgtaacctgcaacgtgcaggTTGCAAGggatagtgaagtgcattccataacctctcctatccaaaacccaacctcaacctgctcgtggtgcaacctgcttttacagatgaggctctggggaccaaATATTGGCGGCATAACCACATCAGAAATAGAGGAAATGCTATTTCATCTCTTACGCTGGCCTGCCACGGCGTAGAAATGTTCCACAAGTGGTGCTTGTGAGAAAGGTCGGTGGACTCTAAAACTCCTCCCGGCCAGGTCCGATGGACCCATTAACCAACGACAGGTGTGGCCCTCCAGTCATACTGGGGGTTTACGTGAGTGGGTGATGTAACCACCATTATaaacaaaaaattggtgcccacaaaaaaacggttacacttatgctaattaacgctaatggcttcgttgccaaagcccggcattagataacaacaacaacaacaacctgcaacgtgcatagcacctatggaggaaggcggacacccgaagaagtgaagaaactgtctgacttattaacggattttcattttccttacgtcagtcacttaaatataattttatacagtataagattacaaactaatgtttagtacgtgtaacgaagaaagaaatgaataagaaaacatagaacacattaccacaatctaaaattaattgtcttcagaatgtctctgcgacagagtttcaaaatcagaaattatgtcacttactgccagtcgtagtttatTACGAAtgtgtttgtctgtcagtcgtgatctaaatttggtttctactattttcattgttgaaaataatttttcacaaacgtaagttgtagcgaacatggcttcaacagagtaagcgaaagaacgaagcttcggataggctaataataataataattataataataataataataataataataataataataacacttcaccttttaatgtttcatgagtgacatgtagtataatgcctttTATGTTATACAAACGTTTTCCTGgtaataattgtaaacaaatCGTACATTTAATACTCGTATTCTCATCAaacatcatattggcagcaaaaaaatgcatcctctcatcctacttgaaactttcgtttttgtagaggtactgtacatggtttcgagagagacattgcgacgatacgccactcacatgtcagagacaaatacaaatggaacggagtttgactccagtgagtcagagggtgggggttgggaaaggtaggaagtaagagaaatgcacatcTATCATttcgagccacaatgtgctcgtgagtcacattttcgccgcggctggctTACGCTATTGTAGAAGATGGACAAGTATCGCTACGTTTTGATTTATTTGCACTACTGATTCATATGGAGATGCAGTTCAGGTATGAAACTCGCCAACTGCTCTGGATAATTAATATTTcgtgacttttttttattttcaaatgacacagtaggcctacatgtaggaAACTTTCAGTTACTCTTCACTCTTCGAGTTagctattttctgtttgtatcAGTGGAGATCACATTTTTCCAAGTTAGCATTTAGATGGAGCTTTCTTCTGTAACAATGTATGCTAAGATTTTCGCAGTGGATCTGGATTTTTGGGAGGTTTCACCATTAAATATTTTGGAACTATGTATCGACTCCATCTTTAGGGAATGCAAGGGTTACACTGTTGTTATTGTATACGAAACTTATGTTGTAACACAATATTATATACtgcataaatttgtatatttttctttcttcattggatgtaataaaacaatgactttggaataataataataataataataataataataataataataataatacatttaataataataataataatgataataataatgataaatttaataataataatagtaataataataataggcctaataataatcatcatcatctatatatatatatatatatatatataatttattggaactggtaatggaaattaccggaaaacggctgaacgcattttaatgaatacatacatacatactgtacatacatacatactgtacatacatacatacatacatacatacatacatacatacatacatacatacatttatacatacatacagccaccgacgtagctaaggcggctaaggcgcttgcctgctgatccggagttgcgctcgggcgcgggttcaattcccgcttgggctgattatctggttgggtttttccgaggttttccccaactataaggccaatgtcaggtaatctatggcgaatcctcggtctcatctcgctatcatcaattccatcgacgctaaataacctcgtagttgatacagcgtcgttaaataaccaagcaaaatacatacatacatacatacatacatacatacaattacattatatttcattacaaatatattacaaaagAGTTCTGGCCTTATGTCGAGAGAGCTCTCAAACTTACGCATCCTAATGTCGTTAAAATACCACAACTGCCTACCTATTCCTGTTCGTTGGTCCATCAAGAAAGAGTCAGGAAATGAGCAAAAGTAATTTGGTCTAAGTACAAAAGTTGAActttccattcatttttaattctcgGTACATGGTCAGTTCTTCAAAtggtttgaataatttatttgtgtttttgatTAAGgtgaaattttattcaaaatactcATTATCTGtctgtacaataaaattattcaattagTTATAACTTATAACCCAGTTTTTACGGGAAGCGGTTGACTAGAAATATTTCTGagggaagaaagagaacatgaaatataatttaaaattaaaatttcctttgttaTGAATTACTGCAATATTACAAACTAGTTGGGCTATAATAGTAACactatataattatgttttaaacagtaaaatacttcCTTGCCGCTTTACAGATGATGCCGTTTCTTTATTATGAACGACGTAAGTATGATGAGAACTGGTTTTCTATTTATACATACGTTATGTATTTCATATCCCacaataatttattagtaattattacCTATTCCTGTAATATTAcgactatattattttaatttacatgttACAGTTCTACATTGGTAAATAAGGAAAATTGCTATCTCAAATTTAATAGTTACTTCATTGACTACGTaaaaatcagtggcggctcgtgaacttgtggattgggagagctgcagtagatttcggtacatacaaattttacttcttgataccattactaataagtataggacaaaaataaatatactacatatcggaaaaccaaaacttcctgacttagttgggagatgtctgtgggaccatttgctaatccctaagaaaaactaataccatcgatttcagtctaaatttcagatcggcagacactcaacttacaatctaccagttcattctgaattgtcttagaataaccttaaacagtgacatgttccaaatgatttttgagaggctcgtttagattactcacggactgtagcaacccacgaaacacatcagggttcttcgaatcgttttttcatcatgttccctaaggggaagttcatattggccgcaaaatttgatacaatcaatttttttaaataatttcacgattttttctcacttcttgattatgtttgagaatgtttgttctgttcgtttcacttaattgcacagcagtatgagttgcgtaacatagccaatgaaacaacatttttcaggtgagactgcgaagattcgtgcattttgctttttatgggcaaatgtcctaaatctgtcacaccactcttagtccatgcagcatcaccaccgaagaggaggaaggaaaacaaaatacagatttttttgttcacatccacgtaaccacaaatgcttagcataaatttcattgttatacttccttacatatatgcactatttcggctggatgaagcttaagtaagatttaagtcgggtaacggacgaccctttaatttcacttcattacatcaatattctccgcaagggaaagttgagaaaaataaaattaatattttgtaattcacacacactcatgcttgcaaatttgcactggttaagttacggtattaagacgtcacaccaaagcaacactcaatATACTAATGgtgaacaattttctaaaactggaaaagaagtctctttcgtattttatgtgctatatcaaaaggattctactcgtgcaatcattttgagttaaggaaaatattaggttctgctggaggctgtatatatacgtaataataaggcaaaagagaatattaatttcgttaccgtaaagtggggtgactttgaacgctgaggtgactttgaacagtaatttagctcctttctaaattaaatgctgtagccaattgcgaaaaaattgtttaagttgtcaatagatTAGTTCAGTTTACggtatattaactcgataagattcttcaacaataagtatgtgaaaagaaaataaaaattttgtcattaagtttcatgggaatagagaatccatttgacgcagcattacaatagcggtgtgggaggagaggaaagatcccttgtggcctggctctgcaagccactgcagcgagatatgggttttaaacagcggcagttttcctctgcttcccttcacctctctaccccatgaccatgcaagacacactctctatgagctgaccactcTGCAggtcccaggacgactttgaatgcagtgccaattccaatacagtcgacgcgcaaaaagattatgcataagataatagtacatattcccggccagatgaaatataaagcaatttaccaataaaagctgtaacaattcttctacaaattaaaataaatattatttttattttcctgtcaaagcagggagtactgcagctccgcagctcttatggacgagccgcccatGGTAAAAATGTAGCAATTTGATATTACTTGACTCATTATCTTGCTACAAGAATGAGAGACAACTGTGATTAGATCTTCGTTTTATTTTATGGAAGCTGATTTTTCATATTGAACTAACAATAAGAATGTTCTTGTCTAGGTTATCTTGTTTAGTTTTAGAATTATAATAAACTATAAATTTCATCttttctgaaatatttaaaataattgaaaattacgaCTATGAATTCTATGTTATTAATGAACAGAtgcataacaataaaattacttacaagcaTGCTAATTGAAATTTACGGTACATGATATTTCAATGTATAAATTGGAAATATTGTGacaatatattttcataatgaGACAATTGTTAAAatcaattgttgaattattttgtcTGATATGTAATCATGTTATCTTATATTAGATTATGATGACAGATAAAATATTGACGCATAGCTAGGGCCTACCACTTTAATGATGTTACATGATTATAGTCCAAGTCTTCATATACTGTACATCTTGCAATTAACtttgttacttatttaatttggaGTTATGACTAAgtataaataacaatttaaaataagcCATTTGCATAGAAAATATcagagaaaattttgaaataacagaaataaattgagTCATTTTAATGacatacacataggcctacaaagtGGACGTAAAATAATCAGGCATATACAAGGAATGTTAAGAGCACCCAACAACTATAAAAAagctaaattttattttgttgtgaaatgcacggttaattagataaTTAAGTTTAAAACACTATAACACTATAAGGAATTCAGAAATTTTGTTCAATCAATAGATTTCAcatcactgtaaatattgtaaatagtgaaaatactactctacttaaaattagtattagtattcagtagtagtagtagtagttagatatgttaaaataattataagcaattcacgacctttattaagtcaatagatttcacggcagtgtattatattgtaaatagtgaaaatactactccagttaaaatagtattagtattaataattttaaataattcataaactctattcagtctgctgactttacatccttgtaaatattgtaaatagtttaatattagtttttgttttaagttcagacagaatgtaaaaatagtgtagcaacaaatgtgtgtagtattgcattactgcaatggagcatactgaataaaaaggggacacatttttagaaaaaaaaaagtttaaaagttCATCAGAGAGGCAACATCGCGTAATCTCTCGTGGCAGTGAATGAACTTCAATATAAATAAaccattacatatatatatataggttaccCGCCAGACATAACCTCTTGGGCTTACAATGACTCATCTGTCTTTGAActtgaatgtaaacaaaacatcatgTACTTACTAGTTTATTTCCATTACCTCTTTTAAAGTTATTCATAATTGAAtgataccggtacttaaaaacaatattattagacATCAAACCACAATAACAACATTGGTAAACTATCCTGAAGCATTACACGAACATTTCAGAGGTAATGTTCAATGGCCTCATTCGCTTCTACATATGCTTGACACCTTCTCAACCAATTTTGTTGTGTCTTTGCGATGATCCCTTTGTCGTTTCTGATTTCCCTAGCTGCCTGAAAAATACGATCGTGAAGTTCGTTTTCCGTATTAATTTCACCCTTGTAAACTCTGCTCTTCCTGTCGCCAGACAAATAAAAATCCAGAGGTTTCAAGTCTGGGGTCCTGGCCGGCCATATCACAGCACTAAAATAAAACGGCCGCTCCGATTCGGGAATTTCCTTGTTAAGTGCCGACGCACTGTACGAGAGATATGGGGTGATACACCACCATAGAGGAACCAcatcttccttctcttcttcaaAGGAACGTCCTCAACAATTTAGGTAAATCATTCCTCAAAAACTGTTTATGCATTCTAGCTGTCAAGCGAGGTGTAAGCACGGAAAGATCAATAAGGGAATCATCTATAATACCGGCCCAGATATTGATAGAAAACCTGTGCTGGAAATTCTGCTGTTGGATAGTGTGAGGGTATTCTACAGCCCACGTGTGAGTGTTGTTAAAATTTGTGATGCCGCCGCGTGTAAAAGTGGCCTCGTCCGTCACCAGGATATTTGCTACAACATCTGGATTCTGGGTACATTGATCGAGTAGCCATTCGGAAAACACCACTCTTGGTTGATAGTCATTTAGAGGTAAACACTGTATGCGCTGGACAtggtacagggtgcgtcagaaagaacggatggatttcacatggcaagaaaattgtaaagattcgtcaaatcaaaaatttattgttatcaacatattcaccaatacatgcagtttatttatgtaaaacaacattatccatatgatgtccttggctttcaatacaggcatcgaggcgttttctgatgttcgccatcactttcacagtcatagctggtgcaattgccacgatttcttcacgaatcgctgtcttcagttcgtccagtgtatgtgatcgatgtttacaaacttacgccttcaaatggtcccaaagaaagaagtcgcagggcgtgagatcttaccgtagcctcggacaatctcagtgcaatagaatttcgtccaggtgatttcttctttaatgttgaacctgtgatacgaaatgaagcctcccaccgcaaaattgtattccgagttggaatcctagcgtgacatccgatgtcgaaatgagtcctgagtggcgatcacagactcttcatttttcaaaaatgtctctacgatgaaagcacgttgtacaccagaccaacaccatgttctcaactgaaactgcattctctggctgacccaacagtcgtggtccccctcactatatctctctcctcgttgcgtatcgatagtttgaaatccatccgttctttctgacgcactctttataAACTCTAAATCAGTTCTTTAAATGTTCTAAGTACAGTCCAATGGGATGTCCCAACTTCTCGAGCAATATCGCGACTGCTACGTCCAGGGTTTTCTTCCACAAATTTAAGATATCCTCCTCTTTGTTCAATATTTCGTTAGGGCGTTGTCGCCCACAGTTATGATAACCTGCATCAACGCTTCCGGTATCACGGACCCGCTGACAGACTGCAATAAATGTCTCTGGATTTGGAATATTTCTCTCAGGATATCGCTCTCCATAAATCACTTGAGCAGTACGAGAACTACATCGTGTTTCGCCGTAAATTAATATCATGTCAAGATATTCGCTGTTTAGAAATCGTGGCTTACGTGATACATACAAGCACTAAACAAAAACTCACTGGCTCTCCGAAGTAGGAACCGATACAACAAGGAAACGAACTCGGTTTAATGATAAAATGCACATTTTTGGTCAAATGTTTGTTACAGTGTTCATAAAAtcgataaaatacataaaattgacgGAGATATGCTACAGTTGTACGAGCACTTTATAAGTCTTTTGAACTTTTTAACTTAGGTTTGTCTGTCAAGTGAACGACCCCTACCACAACCATCCCCTCAGGTCAGCACTAAACAACCATTCACCGGCTCTCCAAAGTACGCACTGATACAACAATGAAACAAACTCAGGTTTGTCTGCCAAGTGAATGACCTCCATTAAGCACCTCCTCAGGTTACAATATTGCAACCTCttcgaattttaaaatgtttaaattatccttacgtttaaattaaatttactcgaAAACCGTGCactctattgaaatacgccaaaggaaaaaataattctttattagattctCTATCAACATAGACATAAATTACGTTCGcactcgcaatagttatcgaaaCAGAGGGTGttaaagattttgaaaaaaaaaaaatttctgcgAAATTTACAAACTTTACACCAATATGATTCTAGACATTTTTGTTATATGCAACATGAACTATTCATCCTGATAATTTTCCTGGTTATTTTACtcccacttattattattattattattattattattattattattattattattattattattattattattattattattatataatcacGCTAAATCCGAATTACAGGTATCAGAGACATTTCAGTATTCTAGTGTACCGGTATTACATGATTTCCACTTCCTGACCCAGTACAAATTTCGTCCAACAGCAACATGACCACGGAAGTGGAAGCGAGTCCAAAAGAGGAGAGAAAGATGCGAGTGGGGCAGTACCATCTCCaactgaatggatggatgaagtgGATACAGGAAAGAAAGAGCGTCCGTTTATTTACCAGCATTCGCCCGATGGTGGTGCCTTCCTAGCCTCGCAGCCAGTACCACGATGCGGTGCTTTCTGCTACCTTGCTGTTGTCAGCAAAGCAGAGGAAGAATAATGTGTCTATCATAATGAGTAGGCCCTACCAGTTCTAGTTGTACCAAATTAGAAAGTAATATACAAGTAAAACCATAAACTATACTGTATGTGTTGGTCGCAGGGAAAGCAAAATATTTATCATTGTTTTGGGTACATGGAAGCTTGTCGCAGCTGATAAAATATGGCAGGAGAAATTGTTATATTTCTgtgttattttcataaattaatgcTCGCTtagattttccattttttttcaaatgtcaaTATGATACACCGGCTTTATTCCATCGAAGTCTGCTGAAGGTATTATAccagtaaataaaattataaacatggAAAGTTTTACTGAAGTGAATACAATAATATGTAAACCttatttatacaatttatataataCAGCAATCAATACAACTGTACTGATAATTTAGTAATTCGACATCCCTGAAGAGCAATTATATTTGTATCATATTTCTTTGTCTTATTTAACATTTTCTCACTATCTTAATAAGTTTGTGAGTTTCATGACAACCTGCATTGTAGATAacagttattttaatgttttataatgttataatgccttccaacaataaaatt is a window of Periplaneta americana isolate PAMFEO1 chromosome 12, P.americana_PAMFEO1_priV1, whole genome shotgun sequence DNA encoding:
- the LOC138710417 gene encoding uncharacterized protein isoform X1; the encoded protein is MAQQLNYDIAEDLNYDCNYNMFLIRTMMENLRKNGSYGLARSMWTSVPRKKSILSRLRTSHNIRDIAPDRPRVISWMRKLAACNRSIDEMRLRNDFMYYLVLNVQKGELKPPFTESPPIGPLPNICNVVQHDHGSGSESKRGEKDASGAVPSPTEWMDEVDTGKKERPFIYQHSPDGGAFLASQPVPRCGAFCYLAVVSKAEEE
- the LOC138710417 gene encoding uncharacterized protein isoform X2, which translates into the protein MAQQLNYDIAEDLNYDCNYNMFLIRTMMENLRKNDRPRVISWMRKLAACNRSIDEMRLRNDFMYYLVLNVQKGELKPPFTESPPIGPLPNICNVVQHDHGSGSESKRGEKDASGAVPSPTEWMDEVDTGKKERPFIYQHSPDGGAFLASQPVPRCGAFCYLAVVSKAEEE